In Bufo gargarizans isolate SCDJY-AF-19 chromosome 6, ASM1485885v1, whole genome shotgun sequence, a single genomic region encodes these proteins:
- the LOC122939805 gene encoding zinc finger protein OZF-like produces the protein MDQSHMTEKILHLTLEIIYLLTGEDYGPIKKPKEFREKIQGLILEPPLSRKHGRNNEQKILDLTNKIIELLTGEVPIRCQDVTVYFSMEEWEYLEGHKDLYKNVMMETPQPLTSQDGSSNRNTPGRCPSPIYLQDVVEEDSVSQSYPEEDLNIIVVDVVPKTEQEEKIKIKEEDTPDYLGSDIEAIYSSPAQSLQERYQGVGQVDYSEFSSGQSDPDTQNLKQYICPDCGKYFSRLSHFTIHRRIHTGEKPYVCSECGKSFSCNSYLVKHQRSHTGEKPFACSECGKCFNQSSNLFKHQKTHTGDKPFMCSLCGKCFTQKSHLAIHQIIHTGEKRFNCPECRKCFSNNARLVAHIRVHTGEKPFGCSLCDKRFTQKSHLVKHQVVHTGEKPFGCSECGKCFISNSHLVIHQRIHTGEKPFSCTECEKKFTQKSDLVRHAKIHVGDKPYSCTTCGKQFLCKAYLVQHHKVHRGEKGTCAT, from the exons ATGGACCAGAGTCATATGACTGAGAAGATATTGCACCTTACCTTGGAGATTATCtacctgctgactggagag GATTATGGACCTATTAAGAAACCCAAAGAGTTCAGAGAAAAAATTCAGGGCCTCATCTTGGAACCTCCTCTTTCACGAAAACATGGGAGAAacaatgagcagaagatcctggaCCTCACCAACaagatcattgaactgctgactggagag gttcctataagatgTCAGGATGTCACGgtttatttctccatggaggagtgggagtatttagaaggacacaaggatctgtacaagaatGTCATGATGGAGACTCCTCAGCCCCTCACATCACAAG ATGGGTCTAGTAACAGGAATACACCAGGCAGATGTCCCAGTCCTATTTATCTACAGGATGTTGTGGAAGAAGACAGTGTGTCCCAGAGCTACCCG GAGGAGGATTTGAATATTATAGTTGTTGACGTTGTACCAAAAACTGAACAAGAAGAGAAGATAAAGATTAAAGAGGAAGATACTCCTGATTATCTTGGCTCTG ACATTGAAGCCATATACAGCAGTCCAGCCCAGAGCTTACAAGAAAGATACCAGGGTGTGGGCCAGGTTGACTATTCTGAATTCTCCAGTGGCCAATCTGATCCAGATACACAGAACCTTAAACAATATATTTGCCCAGACTGTGGAAAATATTTTTCTCGCCTTTCACATTTCACCATCCATCggcgaattcacacaggagagaagccatacgtCTGCTCAGAATGTGGAAAGAGCTTTTCTTGTAATTCCTATCTGGTCAAGCACcagcggagtcacacaggggagaaaccgttCGCCTGCTCAGagtgtggaaagtgttttaatcAGAGTTCTAACCTGTTCAAGCACCAGAAAACTCACACTGGCGATAAACCATTCATGTGCTCCCTGTGTGGGAAATGCTTCACCCAAAAATCTCATCTTGCCATCCACCAGATCATCCACACCGGGGAGAAAAGATTCAACTGTCCAGAGTGCAGAAAATGCTTCAGCAATAATGCCAGGCTAGTTGCTCATATACgggttcacacaggagaaaaacctTTTGGTTGTTCTTTGTGCGATAAACGCTTCACACAGAAGTCCCATCTGGTGAAACACCAAGTGGTCCACACTGGAGAGAAACCATTTGGGTGTTCAGAATGCGGAAAGTGTTTTATTAGTAACTCGCATCTTGTGATACACCAAAGaatccacacaggagagaagccattttcctgtACAGAATGTGAAAAGAAGTTTACCCAAAAATCGGACCTGGTACGCCATGCGAAAATCCACGTAGGAGATAAACCGTATTCCTGTACAACATGTGGGAAGCAGTTCCTTTGTAAGGCTTATCTAGTCCAGCATCACAAAGTGCACAGAGGGGAGAAGGGAACGTGCGCTacataa